The Microcoleus sp. bin38.metabat.b11b12b14.051 genome contains a region encoding:
- a CDS encoding ATP-binding sensor histidine kinase → MIELTGYQILDRIYSGTRTIVYRGTRLCDRTPVTIKVLRNEYPSFSELLHFRNQYAIAKNLSFPGIIQTYSLESCRNGYALIVEDFGGISLKQWTGQGQTVPTLIEFFQIAIALCNTLNVLYRHRIIHKDIKPANILINPQTKEVKLIDFSIASLLPRETQILMSPNVLEGTLGYLSPEQTGRMNRGVDYRTDFYSLGVTFYELLAGELPFQSNDPLELVHSHIAKQPPLLHHINPQIPQVLSSIVSKLMAKNAEDRYQSALGLKFDLEFCLHQLEESGTIQGFAIANRDVCDRFIIPEKLYGREAEVAQLLAAFVRVASPQENRISGSQRLGEKQFHRELMLVAGFSGIGKTAIVNEIHKPIVGARGYFIKGKFDQFNRNIPLGAFVQAFRALMGQLLSESDPELAGWKTKLLAALGDSAQVIIDVIPELEKIIGQQQTATELSGTAAQNRFNLLLPKFLQVFTTKEHPLVIFLDDLQWADSASLKLMQLLMSESDSGYLLLIGAYRDNEVSAAHPLMLALDEIRKAPATINTIRLTALAETSLNQLVAETLSCAPAIAQPLTQLIYQKTKGNPFFSTQFLKLLHDDKLIQFDPPQSPLSKGGRQGGWHCDIAQVKKLALTDDVVEFMALQLQKMPDSTQNLLKKAACIGNSFDLETLATVTEELSTETATNLWKALQEGLILPTSEVYKFYLGRVREDAPPTSEIVSYKFLHDRVQQAAYSLIPENQKQATHLQIGQLLLQHTPAPERDEKIFEIVNQLNYGVDLLVGADKQQQLAELNLAAGHKARASTAYVAASKYATVGLALLKADCWKTQYQLTLKLHTLAAETAYLAEDLAAMEQLVQIILAEAKTAVQQVKAYEVKIQACAARNQAQEAVNLALGLLKMFGVEFPEQPNPSDFQREFQQISVKLGNQSIEDLINLPQMTEAEPLAAMRMLSNLIPLAFTVTPALFPLVTLKQIDLSLKYGNAADSAFGYANYGLIVCGMLGDIETGYQFGELAMSLASKFQNPEMTVKVLLPVASSIKPWKEHTREHLKILLETYTLGLETGDLEFAAYALAEYCNTAYFRGYNLVDLGPEIAQYNHVLRQIKQERVLYCNLIVEQAVLNLLGESANPCVLSGAAYNAEKMLGIHRRSSDLFAFLEFYRYQLQLCYLLGEYGAALENAVQVEQYLMVAVSKVRIPSFYFYDSLTRLAIYPNAEAADQLQILERISANQEKMQHWANHAPMNFLHKLCLVDAEKHRVLNQKMEAIEMFDRAIQLAKANDYIQEEALANELAAKFYLDWDKEKIAETYMQQAYYCYARWGAKAKTDDLETRYPQLLLPILQPQREIPLLGETRFQIDRPSLSDRTIQTISSSSSISESLDFATIFKALQALSSQIKLEQLLSTLLQVVMENAGAKKAALLLLKDGNLTVEAVANLNESITLLSVPLATSECLPLTVIDYVKRTLKTVVLDDATAGTDFMADSYLVQQQPKSVLCAPILYQGRLIGLLYLENQLTIGAFTRDRLQVVQLLCAQAAISLENARLYQQSQDYAQQLERSLADLQQAQLQTIQNEKMATLGNLVAGVAHEINNPIGFITASVNNAEEYIQDLLAHIQCYQENHPEPTPQVIDHAEDIDLEFLIEDLQKLIPSMKVASQRIREISTTLRTFSRADTPTKVACNLHEGIDSTLLILKYRLKANDKRPAIEIVKHYGNLPLVNCFFGQLNQVFMNIIANAIDALDAACVGQSFAQLQAKPGRIMICTEMSIDLQTVSIRIKDNGPGMLDSVKSRIFDHLFTTKEVGKGTGLGLAIARQIVQETHGGTLYVESTLGKGTEFIIRIPI, encoded by the coding sequence GTGATAGAACTAACTGGCTATCAAATTCTCGATCGCATTTATTCAGGAACTCGCACCATAGTTTATCGCGGAACTCGCCTGTGCGATCGCACACCAGTCACCATCAAAGTCTTGCGGAACGAGTATCCCAGCTTTAGCGAACTCTTGCATTTTCGCAATCAATACGCGATCGCCAAAAACTTAAGTTTTCCCGGAATCATCCAAACTTACAGTTTGGAGTCATGCCGCAACGGCTATGCGTTGATTGTGGAAGACTTCGGGGGAATTTCTTTAAAACAATGGACGGGACAAGGGCAAACTGTACCCACTTTAATCGAGTTTTTCCAAATTGCGATCGCTCTCTGCAACACATTAAACGTACTTTACCGCCACCGCATCATTCACAAAGACATTAAACCCGCCAATATTCTGATTAATCCCCAAACTAAAGAAGTCAAACTGATTGACTTTAGTATCGCATCTTTGCTGCCGAGGGAAACTCAAATTTTGATGAGTCCCAATGTGCTGGAAGGAACGTTAGGCTATTTATCTCCCGAACAAACGGGAAGGATGAATCGCGGCGTTGACTACCGCACTGATTTTTACTCGCTGGGTGTCACTTTTTATGAGTTGTTGGCGGGAGAGTTGCCGTTTCAAAGCAACGATCCGCTGGAATTGGTACACTCTCATATTGCTAAACAACCGCCATTGCTGCACCACATCAATCCGCAAATCCCCCAGGTACTCTCGTCCATTGTCAGCAAATTGATGGCGAAGAATGCCGAAGATCGGTATCAGAGTGCGTTAGGGCTGAAATTTGATTTAGAATTTTGTTTGCACCAACTCGAAGAAAGTGGTACAATACAAGGCTTTGCGATCGCAAATCGGGATGTGTGCGATCGCTTCATCATCCCAGAGAAACTCTACGGGAGAGAAGCCGAAGTAGCCCAATTATTGGCTGCGTTCGTTCGCGTAGCGTCTCCGCAGGAGAATCGCATTTCTGGCTCCCAAAGGCTTGGCGAAAAGCAGTTTCATCGCGAATTAATGTTAGTCGCGGGTTTTTCGGGAATTGGCAAAACCGCCATTGTCAACGAAATTCACAAACCAATTGTCGGAGCGCGCGGCTACTTCATCAAAGGCAAATTCGACCAATTCAACCGCAATATTCCCTTAGGGGCTTTCGTGCAAGCATTTCGAGCATTAATGGGACAATTGCTAAGTGAAAGCGACCCTGAATTAGCAGGTTGGAAAACCAAACTTTTAGCAGCACTAGGTGACAGCGCCCAAGTAATTATTGACGTAATTCCCGAACTAGAAAAAATTATCGGTCAACAGCAAACCGCCACCGAACTGTCTGGAACAGCGGCACAGAACCGCTTTAATTTACTGTTGCCAAAATTCCTGCAAGTATTCACCACCAAAGAACATCCGTTAGTAATTTTTCTCGATGACTTGCAATGGGCTGATTCGGCATCTTTGAAATTGATGCAGTTGTTAATGAGCGAATCAGACAGCGGATATCTATTATTAATTGGAGCTTATCGCGACAATGAAGTTTCTGCGGCTCATCCTTTGATGTTGGCGCTAGATGAGATTCGCAAAGCACCAGCTACCATCAATACGATTAGATTAACAGCCCTCGCAGAAACGAGTTTAAATCAACTCGTTGCCGAGACGCTTAGCTGTGCGCCAGCCATCGCGCAACCGTTAACTCAACTAATTTATCAAAAAACTAAAGGCAATCCATTCTTTAGCACGCAATTCCTAAAATTGCTCCACGACGATAAGTTGATTCAGTTTGACCCTCCTCAGTCCCCCCTTAGTAAGGGGGGAAGACAAGGGGGGTGGCACTGCGACATTGCCCAAGTCAAGAAACTAGCACTGACGGATGATGTGGTTGAATTTATGGCGTTGCAGTTGCAAAAAATGCCCGATTCCACGCAAAACTTGTTAAAAAAAGCCGCGTGTATTGGCAACTCTTTCGATCTGGAAACTTTGGCCACGGTAACAGAGGAACTGTCCACCGAAACAGCAACAAATTTGTGGAAAGCATTGCAAGAAGGCTTGATTTTGCCGACGAGTGAAGTGTACAAGTTTTATCTGGGACGAGTCAGAGAAGATGCGCCGCCAACTTCGGAAATTGTCAGCTACAAATTCCTGCACGATCGCGTCCAGCAAGCTGCTTATTCATTGATTCCCGAAAACCAAAAACAAGCAACTCACTTGCAAATAGGACAACTGCTGCTGCAACATACACCGGCTCCAGAGCGAGATGAGAAAATTTTTGAGATTGTCAATCAATTAAACTACGGCGTTGATTTGCTAGTTGGCGCCGACAAACAACAACAACTTGCCGAATTAAATTTGGCAGCCGGACACAAAGCCAGAGCGTCAACTGCCTATGTTGCTGCTAGCAAATATGCCACAGTCGGTCTGGCATTGCTGAAGGCTGATTGCTGGAAAACTCAGTATCAACTGACATTAAAGTTGCACACTTTGGCGGCAGAAACTGCATATCTTGCCGAAGATTTAGCAGCAATGGAGCAATTAGTGCAAATAATTTTAGCCGAGGCTAAAACAGCGGTACAGCAAGTCAAAGCTTATGAAGTAAAAATTCAAGCTTGTGCTGCCAGAAACCAAGCACAGGAAGCAGTAAATCTCGCGCTAGGCTTGTTAAAAATGTTTGGGGTAGAGTTTCCAGAACAGCCCAATCCGTCAGATTTTCAGCGAGAATTTCAGCAGATAAGTGTAAAATTAGGCAATCAATCGATTGAAGATTTAATTAACTTGCCACAAATGACGGAAGCTGAACCTCTAGCAGCAATGCGGATGCTGTCTAACTTGATTCCGCTGGCATTTACCGTCACGCCAGCTTTGTTTCCGCTAGTTACTTTAAAACAAATCGATTTATCCCTTAAATACGGCAACGCTGCTGATTCGGCTTTTGGTTATGCTAATTATGGATTAATTGTCTGCGGGATGCTCGGCGATATCGAAACAGGCTATCAATTTGGCGAACTCGCCATGAGTTTAGCGTCGAAGTTCCAGAATCCAGAGATGACAGTCAAGGTATTGTTACCAGTCGCCTCCAGCATTAAACCTTGGAAAGAACATACTAGAGAGCATTTAAAAATTTTATTAGAAACTTACACGTTGGGTTTGGAAACAGGAGATTTGGAATTTGCAGCATACGCTTTGGCAGAGTATTGCAATACTGCGTATTTTCGCGGTTACAATCTAGTGGATTTAGGGCCAGAAATTGCCCAATACAATCACGTACTTCGGCAAATTAAGCAAGAAAGAGTGCTGTACTGCAATCTAATCGTCGAGCAGGCCGTATTAAATTTATTGGGGGAAAGTGCAAATCCTTGTGTGCTCAGCGGTGCTGCTTATAACGCAGAAAAAATGCTTGGAATTCACAGAAGATCAAGCGATTTATTTGCTTTTCTTGAGTTCTACCGTTATCAGCTTCAGCTTTGTTATTTGTTGGGTGAATATGGTGCGGCGCTGGAAAATGCAGTGCAGGTAGAACAATATTTAATGGTTGCAGTCTCAAAAGTCAGAATTCCCAGTTTTTACTTCTATGATTCGTTGACGCGGTTGGCAATTTATCCTAATGCTGAAGCAGCCGATCAACTTCAAATATTAGAGCGAATTAGTGCGAATCAGGAAAAAATGCAGCACTGGGCGAATCACGCACCGATGAATTTTTTGCACAAATTATGTTTGGTTGATGCCGAGAAACATCGGGTGCTGAATCAAAAGATGGAAGCAATAGAAATGTTCGATCGCGCAATTCAACTCGCCAAAGCCAACGATTACATCCAAGAAGAAGCCTTAGCCAACGAATTAGCTGCCAAATTCTACCTCGATTGGGACAAGGAAAAAATCGCCGAAACTTATATGCAGCAAGCTTACTACTGCTACGCCCGCTGGGGAGCCAAAGCCAAAACCGATGACTTAGAAACTCGTTATCCGCAACTGCTGCTTCCCATATTGCAACCCCAGCGCGAGATCCCTTTGCTGGGTGAAACCCGCTTCCAAATCGATCGCCCTTCATTGAGCGATCGAACTATCCAAACAATCTCCTCTAGCAGCAGCATTTCTGAATCCCTCGATTTTGCAACTATTTTCAAAGCATTGCAAGCTTTATCGAGTCAAATTAAACTAGAGCAATTGCTCTCTACCTTGCTGCAAGTGGTGATGGAAAATGCCGGAGCAAAAAAAGCGGCTTTGCTGTTACTTAAGGATGGCAATCTGACTGTAGAAGCCGTAGCGAACCTGAATGAAAGCATTACCTTGCTATCAGTGCCGTTAGCAACCAGCGAATGCCTTCCCCTCACAGTCATCGACTATGTTAAACGTACCTTAAAAACCGTCGTGCTGGATGATGCGACAGCAGGAACCGATTTTATGGCTGACTCGTATCTCGTGCAACAACAACCCAAAAGTGTGCTGTGCGCGCCTATATTGTATCAAGGTAGATTGATCGGGTTGCTGTATTTGGAAAATCAATTAACGATTGGTGCATTTACGCGCGATCGCCTGCAAGTCGTGCAACTTTTGTGCGCCCAAGCCGCGATTTCTCTGGAAAATGCCCGCCTTTACCAACAATCCCAAGATTACGCGCAACAATTAGAGCGATCGCTCGCAGATTTGCAACAAGCCCAACTGCAAACGATCCAAAATGAAAAAATGGCAACTTTGGGCAATTTAGTAGCCGGGGTAGCGCACGAAATCAACAATCCGATTGGCTTTATCACCGCCAGCGTCAACAACGCCGAAGAATACATTCAAGACTTGCTCGCCCACATTCAATGCTATCAAGAAAATCATCCCGAACCCACCCCACAAGTCATCGATCATGCCGAAGATATTGACTTAGAATTCCTGATCGAAGACTTACAAAAGCTAATCCCATCGATGAAAGTAGCATCGCAGCGGATTCGCGAGATTAGCACCACGCTGCGGACTTTTTCCCGCGCCGATACCCCCACCAAAGTGGCTTGCAACCTCCACGAAGGTATTGATAGTACGCTATTGATTTTGAAATACCGCCTGAAAGCTAACGATAAACGTCCGGCAATTGAGATTGTCAAACACTACGGTAATTTGCCGCTTGTCAACTGCTTTTTCGGACAATTAAATCAAGTGTTTATGAATATTATCGCTAACGCGATCGATGCTTTGGATGCAGCGTGCGTTGGGCAAAGTTTTGCCCAATTACAGGCCAAACCTGGGCGAATTATGATTTGTACTGAAATGTCGATCGACTTGCAAACAGTATCGATTCGTATCAAAGATAACGGCCCCGGTATGTTAGACTCAGTAAAATCGCGGATATTCGACCATTTGTTTACTACGAAAGAGGTTGGCAAGGGGACGGGATTGGGATTGGCGATCGCCCGTCAAATAGTACAAGAAACCCACGGAGGGACTTTATACGTAGAATCAACCCTAGGGAAGGGTACAGAATTTATCATTCGTATTCCTATTTAG
- a CDS encoding UDP-N-acetylmuramoyl-L-alanyl-D-glutamate--2,6-diaminopimelate ligase translates to MKLRELLATLSGISFDAQHQALDAEVKGLSTNSHACGAGDLFLGMPGTRVDGGDFWPGAIASGAISAIISTQAAEKTPPQPPLSKEGLEELPCVIVAADMAQICGQIATAFYDNPASKLKLVGVTGTNGKTTTTHLIEFLLNQMQLPAAIFGTLYTRWPGFQQTALYTTPFAIDLQKQLAEAVAAGCKHGVMEVSSHALSQQRVLGCSFEVAVFTNLTQDHLDYHRDMEDYFDAKALLFSQKYLKNRAVINIDDSYGRRIVESLKSDKVWSYSTSDKTADLYADDLQYQPNGVKGMLHTPKGETAFVLPLVGQFNLSNMLAAVGAVLELGLDLSAIVEKLSQFSGVPGRMERVQISPDQDISVIVDYAHTPDSLENLLKASRPFIPGKMICVFGCGGDRDRTKRPLMGKIVAELADVAVVTSDNPRTENPDRILEDVLAGIPATVKPVVMCDRAAAIRSAIIDAKPGDGVLIAGKGHEDYQILGTEKVHFDDREQARDALTARFNSVN, encoded by the coding sequence ATGAAATTGAGAGAATTATTAGCAACACTTTCCGGTATTTCCTTTGACGCCCAACATCAAGCCCTCGATGCCGAAGTCAAGGGTTTATCGACTAATTCCCACGCTTGTGGGGCGGGGGATTTGTTTTTGGGAATGCCGGGGACGCGGGTAGACGGGGGAGATTTTTGGCCGGGGGCGATCGCCAGCGGTGCCATTTCCGCCATAATTTCCACCCAAGCAGCCGAGAAAACACCCCCCCAACCCCCCCTTAGCAAGGAGGGGCTAGAAGAGCTTCCCTGCGTCATTGTCGCAGCCGATATGGCTCAAATTTGCGGTCAAATAGCCACCGCATTTTACGACAATCCAGCTAGCAAATTAAAACTTGTCGGTGTTACCGGGACTAACGGCAAAACTACCACAACTCATTTAATCGAATTTTTGCTCAATCAAATGCAGTTACCGGCGGCAATTTTCGGCACGCTTTACACTCGCTGGCCGGGTTTCCAACAAACTGCACTTTACACTACACCTTTTGCGATCGACTTGCAAAAACAACTAGCAGAAGCTGTAGCGGCTGGATGCAAACACGGCGTGATGGAAGTCAGTTCCCACGCTTTATCGCAGCAGCGAGTTTTGGGCTGTTCTTTTGAAGTTGCTGTGTTTACCAACTTGACTCAAGACCATCTCGATTATCACCGCGATATGGAGGATTATTTTGATGCCAAAGCGCTGTTATTTAGTCAAAAATATCTCAAGAATCGCGCAGTAATTAATATTGACGACTCCTACGGGCGGCGGATTGTTGAAAGCTTAAAATCAGATAAAGTTTGGAGTTACAGCACTAGCGACAAAACTGCTGATTTGTATGCTGATGATTTGCAGTATCAGCCGAATGGAGTTAAGGGAATGCTCCACACTCCCAAGGGTGAAACTGCTTTTGTTTTGCCTTTAGTCGGTCAGTTCAATTTGTCCAATATGCTGGCTGCTGTCGGTGCGGTTTTAGAATTGGGTTTAGATTTGTCCGCAATTGTGGAGAAATTATCTCAATTTTCCGGAGTGCCGGGACGTATGGAACGGGTGCAAATTAGTCCCGACCAAGATATTAGCGTGATTGTCGATTACGCGCACACTCCTGACAGTTTGGAGAACTTGCTGAAGGCTTCGCGGCCGTTTATTCCAGGCAAAATGATTTGCGTATTTGGTTGTGGTGGCGATCGCGATCGCACGAAACGCCCCCTCATGGGTAAAATCGTTGCAGAGTTAGCCGATGTAGCCGTTGTTACTTCCGACAATCCGCGTACCGAAAATCCCGATCGCATTTTGGAAGATGTGCTCGCAGGCATTCCCGCTACTGTAAAACCCGTCGTTATGTGCGATCGCGCCGCCGCCATTCGCAGCGCGATTATCGACGCTAAACCCGGCGATGGCGTGCTGATTGCAGGTAAGGGACACGAAGATTATCAGATTTTGGGCACCGAAAAAGTCCATTTTGACGATCGAGAACAAGCGCGAGATGCCTTGACGGCCAGATTCAATTCCGTTAACTAA
- a CDS encoding glutaredoxin family protein — translation MRLILYSKPGCHLCEGLQEKLELIESLKFQLEVRDITQRDDWFEAYQYEVPVLFKVQPQATNSAGEPAFSPEELLPRPSPRCTVAQLEQMLQKYLPVDPSQ, via the coding sequence ATGCGATTGATTTTGTACAGCAAACCCGGATGCCATTTGTGCGAAGGGTTGCAAGAAAAACTCGAACTGATTGAAAGCCTCAAGTTTCAACTGGAAGTTCGAGATATTACTCAACGTGATGATTGGTTTGAAGCTTATCAGTACGAAGTTCCTGTTTTGTTTAAGGTGCAACCTCAGGCAACAAATTCTGCTGGCGAACCTGCTTTCTCCCCTGAAGAACTTTTACCCCGCCCTTCTCCTCGTTGCACAGTTGCCCAATTGGAGCAAATGTTACAGAAATATTTGCCAGTCGATCCGTCACAATAA
- a CDS encoding ATP-dependent DNA ligase, with protein MDCTEYAAAKRKAAKKISADIRERWNNRIVTRELHLMGEAGAVQYLADYGRGIGTAKIISFALCAESEGYPEMAIGFWKRAFELETGEQPTKNTSNKSTTNPAPAAKSKAAAKVEFVNNLIVPELPPHLQPGRIVTMQPVDAPSERSYYIENPDYWGQPKRDGNRVVVVATPDKVYYQSRSTNLRQQASVAIDRTLSDTAAKIGIFVLDGELYYKSCTGSEHRTGAQAATVNIESGFPTTQPTAVYAIFKALFSHGKDLTGLAESERIAAGVAVGEMLLSLSTEFEIVPTSRTAEEKLLLAQQQEAENREGEVWVLHECRYVGGKDVKKFPMVRTKYCQEYDLFIVGLTATKVAGRPFSAIEVAQEIDGKLVPIGTVGTGFSSGEMQEIARLYEANPRGIKIKVRSQGLTESGKLWHARFLEIC; from the coding sequence ATGGACTGCACCGAATACGCCGCAGCCAAGCGCAAAGCAGCCAAAAAAATTAGCGCCGATATTCGAGAACGTTGGAACAATCGCATCGTCACGCGGGAATTGCACTTGATGGGTGAAGCGGGGGCGGTGCAGTATCTGGCTGATTACGGACGCGGAATTGGTACGGCAAAAATTATTAGTTTTGCACTGTGTGCGGAGTCGGAAGGATACCCGGAAATGGCGATCGGCTTTTGGAAAAGAGCGTTTGAATTGGAAACCGGAGAACAGCCGACTAAAAACACTTCAAATAAGTCTACCACCAATCCTGCTCCTGCTGCAAAATCAAAGGCTGCGGCGAAAGTTGAATTTGTCAACAATTTGATTGTCCCCGAATTACCACCGCACTTACAGCCGGGAAGGATTGTCACAATGCAGCCAGTTGACGCGCCCAGTGAACGTTCGTATTACATCGAAAATCCCGATTATTGGGGACAGCCAAAACGGGACGGCAATCGAGTGGTGGTTGTGGCGACGCCAGACAAAGTATACTACCAATCGCGATCGACAAACCTGCGCCAACAAGCATCAGTTGCGATCGATCGCACTTTAAGCGACACAGCAGCTAAAATTGGCATCTTTGTCTTAGACGGCGAACTGTATTACAAAAGCTGTACGGGTAGCGAACACCGCACGGGCGCGCAAGCTGCTACAGTTAATATTGAAAGCGGCTTTCCCACAACCCAGCCCACCGCAGTTTATGCTATTTTTAAAGCTTTGTTTTCCCACGGCAAAGATTTGACTGGGTTGGCGGAATCCGAACGAATTGCTGCCGGAGTTGCAGTTGGCGAAATGCTGCTGAGTTTATCTACCGAATTTGAAATTGTACCGACATCTCGCACTGCGGAAGAAAAACTTTTACTAGCCCAACAGCAGGAAGCTGAAAATAGAGAAGGCGAAGTTTGGGTTTTGCATGAATGCCGCTATGTCGGCGGCAAAGATGTTAAGAAGTTTCCGATGGTAAGAACTAAATACTGTCAGGAATACGACTTATTTATTGTCGGGTTGACTGCGACAAAAGTTGCGGGGAGGCCGTTTAGTGCGATCGAGGTCGCACAAGAAATCGACGGCAAGTTAGTACCGATCGGAACAGTGGGAACTGGCTTTAGCAGCGGGGAAATGCAGGAGATTGCCCGACTGTACGAGGCAAACCCTCGGGGAATCAAAATCAAAGTGCGATCGCAAGGATTGACAGAAAGTGGCAAACTGTGGCACGCCAGATTCCTGGAAATTTGTTGA
- a CDS encoding Uma2 family endonuclease, giving the protein MFVSKNNFYISPEEYLEGERVSPIKHEYRRGHVYAMTGAKKPHIVISSNLVRRLGNHLDGTNCIVLPLDIKVRLEEANCYYYPDIAVTCDEREINSTDDFIFHPSLIIEVLSPSTASFDRGDKFADYQTASSLQEYVLVTQSEIKIECFRLNAEGHWVSQIYRQGDELELTSINFRCPIEQVYQKVPGITL; this is encoded by the coding sequence ATGTTTGTCAGCAAAAACAATTTTTACATCTCACCAGAAGAGTATCTAGAAGGCGAACGAGTAAGCCCCATCAAACACGAATACAGACGCGGACACGTTTATGCAATGACTGGGGCAAAAAAGCCTCATATCGTTATTTCTAGTAACTTAGTAAGGCGGCTAGGAAATCATCTTGATGGCACCAACTGCATCGTTTTACCATTAGACATAAAAGTCAGACTGGAAGAAGCTAATTGCTATTACTACCCAGATATAGCGGTAACTTGCGACGAAAGAGAGATAAATTCCACCGACGATTTCATTTTTCATCCGTCTTTGATTATTGAAGTCTTGTCGCCGTCAACGGCTAGTTTTGACAGAGGTGATAAATTTGCAGACTACCAAACTGCATCAAGTTTGCAGGAATATGTACTTGTCACTCAATCGGAAATCAAAATTGAATGTTTTCGACTCAATGCTGAGGGGCATTGGGTTTCTCAGATTTACCGACAAGGAGATGAGTTAGAGTTGACGAGTATAAATTTTCGCTGCCCGATCGAACAAGTTTATCAAAAAGTACCAGGTATTACATTGTGA
- a CDS encoding exonuclease SbcCD subunit D produces MIKILHLSDIHMGSGFSHGRVNPETGLNTRLEDFAATLSKCMDRAISEPVDLVIFGGDAFPDSTPPPFVKEAFARQFSRLVEAQIPTVLLVGNHDQHSQGQGGASLGIYRTLGIPKFIVGDRLETHLIHTRSGPVQVVTLPWLTRSTLMTKSETESLSVGDVNQLLTEKLTIAMEGEIRRLDPNIPTVLLAHLMADKASLGAERFLAVGKGFNIPVAMLKRPCFDYVALGHVHKHQNLNASNDPPVIYPGSIERVDFSEEKEDKGFVLINLERGKAEWEFCALPVRVFLTIKVKVSESETPQADLVKAIGKKEIQDAVVRLIYQLRSEQLDLIDNAELHALLGAAHSYTIQPELVSQLARPRLPELNANNSIEPLDALKTYLGSREDLKDITESMLEAARDLLGIEEEVLVEF; encoded by the coding sequence ATGATTAAAATCCTTCACCTTTCAGATATTCATATGGGAAGCGGCTTTTCCCACGGCCGCGTCAATCCAGAAACCGGGTTAAATACAAGACTAGAAGACTTCGCCGCCACGCTAAGTAAATGTATGGACAGAGCAATTTCTGAACCAGTAGACTTAGTTATATTCGGCGGCGACGCTTTCCCAGATTCAACGCCGCCACCGTTTGTAAAAGAGGCTTTTGCGCGCCAGTTTAGCCGCTTGGTAGAGGCGCAAATTCCGACGGTTTTGCTAGTAGGAAATCACGACCAACATTCCCAGGGACAGGGCGGCGCGAGTTTGGGAATTTATCGGACTTTGGGAATACCTAAGTTTATTGTAGGCGATCGCCTGGAAACGCACCTCATACACACCCGCAGCGGGCCCGTACAGGTGGTGACGCTACCTTGGTTGACGCGATCGACCTTAATGACCAAATCCGAGACTGAAAGCCTGTCTGTGGGCGACGTTAACCAATTATTAACCGAAAAACTGACGATCGCAATGGAAGGCGAAATCCGCCGCCTCGATCCAAACATCCCCACCGTACTATTAGCGCACTTAATGGCAGATAAAGCAAGCCTGGGGGCGGAACGTTTTTTAGCAGTGGGAAAAGGTTTTAATATACCCGTAGCCATGCTAAAACGCCCTTGTTTCGACTACGTTGCGCTCGGCCACGTCCACAAACACCAGAATCTCAACGCTAGCAATGATCCGCCCGTAATTTATCCCGGAAGCATCGAACGAGTTGACTTTAGCGAAGAGAAAGAAGACAAAGGCTTTGTGTTGATTAATTTGGAACGCGGCAAAGCCGAATGGGAATTTTGCGCGTTACCCGTGCGAGTGTTTCTGACGATTAAGGTAAAGGTGTCCGAATCCGAAACCCCGCAAGCTGACTTGGTGAAGGCCATTGGGAAGAAGGAAATTCAAGATGCAGTCGTCAGATTGATCTACCAATTGCGATCGGAACAATTAGACTTAATTGATAACGCAGAATTGCACGCACTTCTCGGCGCAGCCCACAGTTACACAATTCAGCCGGAATTAGTCAGCCAGCTAGCAAGGCCGAGGCTGCCAGAATTGAATGCTAATAATAGTATAGAACCGTTAGACGCTTTGAAAACTTATTTAGGAAGTCGCGAAGATTTGAAAGATATTACTGAAAGTATGTTAGAGGCGGCGCGAGATTTGTTGGGAATTGAAGAGGAAGTTTTGGTCGAATTTTAG